A region from the Lutra lutra chromosome 1, mLutLut1.2, whole genome shotgun sequence genome encodes:
- the PCSK4 gene encoding proprotein convertase subtilisin/kexin type 4 isoform X1: MNNKVQPDLNILQAWSQGLSGQGVVVSVLDDGIEKDHPDLWANYDPLASYDFNDYDPDPQPRYTPSDENRHGTRCAGEVAAIANNGFCGTGVAYNARIGGVRMLDGTITDVIEAQSLSLQPQHIHIYSASWGPEDDGRTVDGPGILTREAFRRGVTKGRGGLGTLFVWASGNGGLHYDNCNCDGYTNSIHTLSVGSTTRHGRVPWYSEACASTLTTTYSSGVAADPQIVTTDLHHQCTDKHTGTSASAPLAAGMIALALEANPFLTWRDMQHLVVRASRPAQLQAEDWRTNGVGRQVSHHYGYGLLDARLLVDMARTWLPTRPQQKCAIRIVHTPTRPAGGALTPHAAPSPILPLMRVRKNVSACAGRANYIRSLEHVQVQLSLSYSRRGDLEISLTSPMGTRSTLVAIRPLDVSGQGYNNWIFMSTHFWDEDPQGLWTLGLENKGYYFNTGTLYRYTLLLYGTAEDMTARPSGPQVTSSACVQRDTEGLCQECHSPAYILGHLCLAYCPPRYFSHTQQAVTPGPGRSATPTLRICSSCHTSCYTCRGGSPLNCTTCPPLYTLDELRGSCSGPVPPNSTPQSTAVAQPSCHRGQAQAAVLALLAMALGSPFLCSVLSGGCLPPCGGLLRAGPPPHRHPRAGCWQEPRTI; the protein is encoded by the exons ATG AACAACAAGGTGCAGCCGGACCTGAACATCCTGCAGGCCTGGAGCCAGGGGCTGTCAGGCCAGGGCGTTGTGGTCTCTGTCCTGGACGACGGCATCGAAAAGGACCACCCGGACCTCTGGGCCAACTAC GACCCCCTGGCCAGCTACGACTTCAATGACTATGACCCAGATCCCCAGCCGCGATACACGCCCAGTGATGAGAACCG GCACGGGACCCGCTGTGCTGGGGAGGTGGCAGCCATAGCAAACAATGGGTTCTGCGGCACGGGCGTTGCCTACAATGCCCGCATCGGAG GCGTGCGCATGCTGGACGGCACCATCACGGATGTTATCGAGGCCCAGTCGCTGAGCCTGCAGCCGCAGCACATCCACATCTACAGTGCCAGCTGGGGCCCTGAGGACGACGGCCGCACCGTGGACGGCCCGGGCATTCTCACCCGGGAGGCCTTCAGGCGCGGTGTGACCAAG GGCCGTGGTGGGCTGGGCACGCTCTTCGTCTGGGCGTCGGGCAACGGCGGCCTGCACTATGACAACTGCAACTGTGACGGCTACACCAACAGCATCCACACGCTCTCGGTGGGCAGCACCACCCGGCACGGCCGCGTGCCCTGGTACAGCGAGGCCTGCGCCTCCACGCTTACCACCACCTACAGCAGCGGCGTGGCCGCCGACCCACAGATC GTCACCACAGACCTGCACCACCAGTGCACGGACAAACACACGGGCACCTCGGCCTCGGCCCCGCTGGCTGCGGGTATGATCGCCCTGGCTCTGGAGGCCAA CCCGTTCTTGACCTGGAGGGACATGCAGCACCTGGTGGTCCGGGCGTCCAGGCCAGCACAGCTCCAGGCTGAGGACTGGAGGACCAACGGCGTAGGGCGCCAAG TGAGCCACCACTATGGCTACGGGCTGCTGGACGCCAGGCTGCTTGTGGACATGGCTCGAACGTGGCTGCCTACGCGGCCCCAGCAGAAATGCGCCATCCGGATCGTACACACCCCCAC cagGCCCGCAGGAGGGGCCCTCACCCCCCACGCCGCCCCTAGCCCCATCCTGCCGCTGATGCGAGTGAGGAAGAATGTGTCGGCCTGCGCGGGCCGTGCCAACTACATCCGCTCACTGGAGCACGTGCAGGTGCAGCTGTCGCTGTCCTACAGCCGTCGGGGGGACCTGGAGATCTCACTCACCAGCCCCATGGGGACCCGCTCCACGCTCGTGGCCATCAG ACCCTTGGATGTCAGCGGCCAAGGCTACAACAACTGGATCTTCATGTCCACCCACTTCTGGGACGAGGACCCGCAGGGCTTGTGGACTCTGGGCCTGGAAAACAAGGGCTACTATTTCAACACGG GGACGCTGTACCGCTACACGCTGCTGCTCTACGGGACGGCCGAGGACATGACCGCGCGGCCCTCCGGCCCCCAGGTGACCAGCAGCGCGTGTGTGCAGCGGGACACGGAGGGGCTGTGCCAGG AATGCCACAGCCCCGCCTACATCCTGGGCCACCTCTGCCTGGCCTACTGCCCTCCAAGGTACTTCAGCCACACCCAGCAGGCAGTGACCCCGGGGCCTGGGCGCTCCGCGACACCCACCCTGCGCATCTGCTCCAGCTGCCACACCTCCTGCTACACCTGCCGCGGGGGGTCCCCGCTCAACTGCACCACCTGCCCCCCGTTGTACACGCTGGACGAGCTTCGGGGCTCCTGCTCAGGACCTGTCCCTCCCAACAGCACCCCCCAGTCCACTGCAGTGGCCCAGCCCAGCTGCCACCGTGGCCAAGCCCAGGCTGCGGTGCTGGCCTTGTTGGCCATGGCCTTGGGGAGCCCCTTCCTCTGCAGCGTCCTGTCTGGAGGCTGCCTGCCGCCATGTGGGGGCCTCCTCCGTGCCGGGCCCCCCCCCCATCGCCACCCCAGGGCCGGCTGCTGGCAGGAACCTAGAACCATCTGA
- the PCSK4 gene encoding proprotein convertase subtilisin/kexin type 4 isoform X3, with product MNNKVQPDLNILQAWSQGLSGQGVVVSVLDDGIEKDHPDLWANYDPLASYDFNDYDPDPQPRYTPSDENRHGTRCAGEVAAIANNGFCGTGVAYNARIGGVRMLDGTITDVIEAQSLSLQPQHIHIYSASWGPEDDGRTVDGPGILTREAFRRGVTKGRGGLGTLFVWASGNGGLHYDNCNCDGYTNSIHTLSVGSTTRHGRVPWYSEACASTLTTTYSSGVAADPQIVTTDLHHQCTDKHTGTSASAPLAAGMIALALEANPFLTWRDMQHLVVRASRPAQLQAEDWRTNGVGRQVSHHYGYGLLDARLLVDMARTWLPTRPQQKCAIRIVHTPTPILPLMRVRKNVSACAGRANYIRSLEHVQVQLSLSYSRRGDLEISLTSPMGTRSTLVAIRPLDVSGQGYNNWIFMSTHFWDEDPQGLWTLGLENKGYYFNTGTLYRYTLLLYGTAEDMTARPSGPQVTSSACVQRDTEGLCQECHSPAYILGHLCLAYCPPRYFSHTQQAVTPGPGRSATPTLRICSSCHTSCYTCRGGSPLNCTTCPPLYTLDELRGSCSGPVPPNSTPQSTAVAQPSCHRGQAQAAVLALLAMALGSPFLCSVLSGGCLPPCGGLLRAGPPPHRHPRAGCWQEPRTI from the exons ATG AACAACAAGGTGCAGCCGGACCTGAACATCCTGCAGGCCTGGAGCCAGGGGCTGTCAGGCCAGGGCGTTGTGGTCTCTGTCCTGGACGACGGCATCGAAAAGGACCACCCGGACCTCTGGGCCAACTAC GACCCCCTGGCCAGCTACGACTTCAATGACTATGACCCAGATCCCCAGCCGCGATACACGCCCAGTGATGAGAACCG GCACGGGACCCGCTGTGCTGGGGAGGTGGCAGCCATAGCAAACAATGGGTTCTGCGGCACGGGCGTTGCCTACAATGCCCGCATCGGAG GCGTGCGCATGCTGGACGGCACCATCACGGATGTTATCGAGGCCCAGTCGCTGAGCCTGCAGCCGCAGCACATCCACATCTACAGTGCCAGCTGGGGCCCTGAGGACGACGGCCGCACCGTGGACGGCCCGGGCATTCTCACCCGGGAGGCCTTCAGGCGCGGTGTGACCAAG GGCCGTGGTGGGCTGGGCACGCTCTTCGTCTGGGCGTCGGGCAACGGCGGCCTGCACTATGACAACTGCAACTGTGACGGCTACACCAACAGCATCCACACGCTCTCGGTGGGCAGCACCACCCGGCACGGCCGCGTGCCCTGGTACAGCGAGGCCTGCGCCTCCACGCTTACCACCACCTACAGCAGCGGCGTGGCCGCCGACCCACAGATC GTCACCACAGACCTGCACCACCAGTGCACGGACAAACACACGGGCACCTCGGCCTCGGCCCCGCTGGCTGCGGGTATGATCGCCCTGGCTCTGGAGGCCAA CCCGTTCTTGACCTGGAGGGACATGCAGCACCTGGTGGTCCGGGCGTCCAGGCCAGCACAGCTCCAGGCTGAGGACTGGAGGACCAACGGCGTAGGGCGCCAAG TGAGCCACCACTATGGCTACGGGCTGCTGGACGCCAGGCTGCTTGTGGACATGGCTCGAACGTGGCTGCCTACGCGGCCCCAGCAGAAATGCGCCATCCGGATCGTACACACCCCCAC CCCCATCCTGCCGCTGATGCGAGTGAGGAAGAATGTGTCGGCCTGCGCGGGCCGTGCCAACTACATCCGCTCACTGGAGCACGTGCAGGTGCAGCTGTCGCTGTCCTACAGCCGTCGGGGGGACCTGGAGATCTCACTCACCAGCCCCATGGGGACCCGCTCCACGCTCGTGGCCATCAG ACCCTTGGATGTCAGCGGCCAAGGCTACAACAACTGGATCTTCATGTCCACCCACTTCTGGGACGAGGACCCGCAGGGCTTGTGGACTCTGGGCCTGGAAAACAAGGGCTACTATTTCAACACGG GGACGCTGTACCGCTACACGCTGCTGCTCTACGGGACGGCCGAGGACATGACCGCGCGGCCCTCCGGCCCCCAGGTGACCAGCAGCGCGTGTGTGCAGCGGGACACGGAGGGGCTGTGCCAGG AATGCCACAGCCCCGCCTACATCCTGGGCCACCTCTGCCTGGCCTACTGCCCTCCAAGGTACTTCAGCCACACCCAGCAGGCAGTGACCCCGGGGCCTGGGCGCTCCGCGACACCCACCCTGCGCATCTGCTCCAGCTGCCACACCTCCTGCTACACCTGCCGCGGGGGGTCCCCGCTCAACTGCACCACCTGCCCCCCGTTGTACACGCTGGACGAGCTTCGGGGCTCCTGCTCAGGACCTGTCCCTCCCAACAGCACCCCCCAGTCCACTGCAGTGGCCCAGCCCAGCTGCCACCGTGGCCAAGCCCAGGCTGCGGTGCTGGCCTTGTTGGCCATGGCCTTGGGGAGCCCCTTCCTCTGCAGCGTCCTGTCTGGAGGCTGCCTGCCGCCATGTGGGGGCCTCCTCCGTGCCGGGCCCCCCCCCCATCGCCACCCCAGGGCCGGCTGCTGGCAGGAACCTAGAACCATCTGA